In Aquila chrysaetos chrysaetos chromosome 17, bAquChr1.4, whole genome shotgun sequence, one genomic interval encodes:
- the A2M gene encoding alpha-2-macroglobulin: protein MGKDGLPSKPNIFLLLLFFLPGHSSPATEPQYMVLLPFLIHTDSSEKVCVQLTHLNESVTLSATLEYQGENRSLIDDVVSETDMFTCIPFSLPKSNSQSPVTFITVTVKGATLQFRSRKSVLVKNSESLVFVQTDKPVYKPGQTVLFRIVSLDTDFRPLNEVFPLVYIEDPKKNRVYQWTKAELEKGLIQLFFNLTSEPMQGTYTVVAQKASGKTIRHPFSVEEYVLPKFEVTVKMPKVITILDEKLKVTVCGLYTFGKPVPGLVSFRVCRRFEHAATACYGEEAKAVCDEFSGQTDNYGCISETVKTKLFQLKRSGYENKLHVKAKIKEEETGVELTGTSFSEITTTISKITFEHSDSRYKPGIPYFGQVKLVDGSGAPIANEVVKISLQGGQETNYTTNEEGRAQFVLNTTKLNFDSVGIRATHKVHPYCYDRSWVVPYYEEGYLQLKRFYSPSNSFLKIEPESNTLSCGFSTEVRVHYILTPAAIGEQKKIVFYYLVMAKGIIKQAGTHILDLQQESANGVFSLQLPVQADIAPVAQVLVYTTAPSSEVIADSTKFNVEKCFSNKVDLSFSASEGLPSSDAHLLFRASPNSLCAVRAVDKSVLLMKPEADLSPSSVYSLLPVKELHDYHHGPDMLLEEPLENCVPLEKIVLNGITYSPVVVTNEEDTYSILKEMGLKVFTNTKVRKPWYCSTDNYMPAGVRLASSSVMSGAPIQAMRTSGIQSGRLFATLPTPEEVTETVRKYFPETWIWSLVSISSEGNADLDVTIPDTITEWKANAFCTSADTGFGLSPTVSLRAFQPFFVELTMPYSVVRGESFTLKATVFNYLTACIRVSVSLAPSTHFLATLVEKEEESHCLCENGRKTVAWLVTPKSLGQVEFSVSTEALQNQQPCGNAVVETPEKGRKDTVIRQLLVEPEGVEKETAQNSVLCVKGVSAKQKFSLLLPSNVVQDSGRAYFSVLGDIMGTAMQNLHQLLQMPFGCGEQNMVLFAPNIYVLDYLNKTGQLSEEVKSKAIGYLVSGYQRQLNYKHPDGSYSTFGPRYGQLGNTWLTAFVLKSFAQARPHIFIDEKHIQDALVWLSYKQKENGCFRSSGTLLNNAMKGGVDNEVSLTAYITIALLEIPLPVTHSVVRNALFCLETAADEKENHVYTKALMAYAFALAGKEEKRKALLSSLEKEAVKKDGSVHWQRPGKEPEVDLPYYRYRAPSAEVEMTAYVLLAHLTTQPAPSQEELSFASLIAKWISGQQNPNGGFSSTQDTVVALQALSLYGAVTYAKSGAASKVTLRSGGDFQQDFQVDPTNRLLLQRVPLPQVPGEYSTEVSGEGCVYLQTSLRYNVQPTQEDAPFLLHVYTIPETCADSKAHKVFDIGINVSYTGERNGSNMVIVDVKMLSGFIPVKSSVRKLEGRRVIERTELSTNHVLVYLEKLSSETLSFSFTVERDIPVQGLKPAQVKVYDYYETDEFATQEYDAPCSTAKDEQINA, encoded by the exons ATGGGGAAGGACGGGCTGCCCAGCAAACCAAacatcttcctcctgctcctcttcttccttcctggaCACAGCTCGCCTGCCACGGAGCC GCAGTATATGGTGCTACTGCCCTTTCTGATACACACTGATTCTTCTGAGAAAGTCTGTGTTCAGCTGACCCACCTGAATGAGTCTGTGACGCTGAGTGCCACACTCGAGTATCAAGGTGAAAACAGGAGCTTGATTGATGACGTGGTGTCAGAGACGGACATGTTTACCTGCATCCCTTTCTCG CTTCCAAAATCAAATAGCCAGTCACCAGTCACATTTATCACTGTGACGGTGAAGGGGGCAACACTGCAGTTCAGGAGCCGCAAGTCGGTGCTGGTCAAGAATTCTGAGAGCTTGGTCTTCGTCCAGACAGACAAACCCGTCTACAAGCCCGGACAGACAG TCCTGTTCAGAATTGTTTCTCTGGATACAGACTTCCGTCCCTTGAATGAAGTG ttTCCGCTGGTGTATATCGAG GACCCAAAGAAAAACCGTGTGTACCAGTGGACAAAGGCAGAGTTAGAGAAGGGGTTAATCCAGCTGTTCTTCAACCTCACCTCCGAACCTATGCAAGGGACCTACACAGTGGTGGCACAGAAGGCCTCTGGCAAGACAATTCGGCACCCTTTCTCTGTGGAGGAGTATG tgctgccaaAATTCGAAGTAACAGTGAAAATGCCCAAGGTGATCACCATTCTTGATGAGAAGCTGAAGGTGACAGTTTGTGGTCT ATACACATTTGGGAAGCCTGTTCCTGGCCTCGTGAGCTTCCGTGTCTGCCGGAGGTTTGAACACGCAGCCACTGCCTGCTATGGCGAAGAGGCTAAAGCAGTGTGTGACGAGTTCTCTGGACAG ACAGACAACTATGGCTGCATTTCTGAAACGGTAAAGACCAAGTTATTCCAGCTCAAGAGAAGTGGGTATGAGAATAAGCTCCATGTGAAGGCTAAGATTAAAGAGGAGGAGACAG GAGTGGAGTTGACTGGAACAAGCTTCTCTGAGATCACAACCACCATTAGCAAAATCACCTTCGAGCATTCAGACTCTCGCTACAAACCCGGAATCCCCTACTTTGGGCAG GTGAAACTAGTGGATGGGTCTGGTGCTCCAATCGCCAATGAAGTTGTGAAGATTTCTTTACAAGGAGGCCAGGAAACCAACTATACAACAAATGAAGAGGGCAGGGCACAGTTTGTCCTGAACACTACCAAGCTGAACTTCGATTCTGTTGGAATTAGG gcAACTCATAAAGTACACCCCTACTGCTATGACCGTTCCTGGGTTGTTCCGTATTATGAAGAAGGCTATCTCCAACTAAAGCGCTTTTACTCTCCTAGTAATAGCTTCCTCAAAATTGAGCCCGAGTCCAACACACTAAGCTGTGGCTTCTCCACAGAGGTCCGGGTGCACTATATCCTTACTCCAGCAGCCATaggagagcagaagaaaatcGTCTTTTACTACCTG GTGATGGCCAAGGGAATCATTAAGCAAGCGGGCACCCACATTCTGGATTTGCAGCAGGAAAGTG CCAATGGGGTCTTCTCGCTACAGCTGCCTGTACAAGCTGATATTGCTCCAGTGGCCCAAGTGCTTGTCTATACCACTGCCCCCAGCAGTGAGGTAATTGCTGATTCAACCAAGTTCAACGTAGAAAAGTGTTTCAGCAATAAG GTGGACTTGAGCTTCTCTGCTTCTGAAGGCCTGCCTTCCTCTGATGCTCACTTGCTGTTCAGAGCCTCCCCGAACTCCCTCTGCGCCGTCCGGGCTGTGGACAAGAGCGTTCTCCTCATGAAGCCAGAAGCTGACCTGTCACCCAGCTCT GTGTATAGCTTGCTGCCAGTGAAGGAATTGCACGACTATCACCATGGTCCAGACATGCTCTTGGAGGAGCCTCTGGAGAATTGTGTCCCCTTGGAGAAGATAGTTCTGAATGGGATCACCTATTCTCCAGTAGTGGTGACGAATGAAGAGGACACTTACAGCATCCTAAAG GAAATGGGTTTAAAGGTTTTCACAAATACCAAGGTGAGGAAACCTTGGTATTGCAGCACTGACAATTACATGCCTGCAGGAGTCCGCCTTGCATCATCTTCAGTCATGTCTGGAGCACCTATACAGGCAATGAGGACAAGCG GCATTCAGTCAGGTAGACTTTTTGCCACGCTACCCACTCCTGAAGAGGTGACAGAGACAGTCCGAAAGTATTTCCCAGAAACTTGGATTTGGAGTTTAGTATCTATAAG CTCTGAGGGCAATGCTGATCTAGACGTGACCATCCCTGACACCATCACCGAGTGGAAAGCCAATGCATTCTGCACTTCGGCAGACACAGGCTTTGGCCTGTCCCCGACAGTGTCCCTCAGagccttccagcccttctttgTAGAGCTCACCATGCCCTACTCTGTAGTGCGTGGTGAGTCCTTCACGCTGAAAGCCACCGTTTTCAACTACCTGACCGCCTGCATCAGG GTCAGTGTGAGTCTGGCTCCGTCTACTCATTTCCTGGCTACTCTggtggaaaaggaggaagaatctCACTGTCTCTGCGAGAATGGGAGGAAAACCGTGGCTTGGCTTGTGACTCCCAAATCTCTTG GGCAGGTGGAGTTCTCGGTGAGCACCGAGGCCCTGCAGAACCAGCAGCCCTGCGGGAACGCCGTCGTGGAGACCCCTGAGAAAGGGCGGAAAGACACGGTCATCAGACAGCTGCTGGTGGAG CCTGAAGGAGTTGAGAAGGAAACAGCCCAGAACTCTGTGCTCTGTGTAAAAG GAGtgtctgcaaaacagaagttttctcTGTTGCTACCCTCAAATGTGGTACAAGACTCAGGAAGAGCATATTTCTCAGTGCTGG GTGACATCATGGGCACTGCCATGCAGAAcctgcaccagctcctgcagatGCCGTTTGGCTGTGGAGAGCAGAACATGGTCCTGTTTGCACCCAACATCTACGTCCTGGACTATCTGAACAAGACAGGGCAGCTGAGCGAGGAGGTCAAATCCAAGGCCATCGGATACTTAGTGAGCG GTTATCAGAGGCAGCTGAACTACAAGCACCCAGATGGCTCTTACAGTACCTTTGGACCACGTTATGGCCAACTGGGGAACACCTG gCTCACAGCCTTTGTCCTCAAGTCCTTCGCTCAGGCCCGGCCTCACATCTTCATAGATGAGAAGCACATCCAGGATGCTTTGGTCTGGCTGTCGTACAAACAGAAGGAGAACGGCTGTTTCCGCAGTTCTGGGACACTCCTGAACAATGCCATGAAG GGTGGAGTGGACAACGAGGTCTCGCTGACGGCCTACATCACTATTGCGTTGCTGGAGATTCCTCTGCCTGTAACT CACTCGGTGGTGCGTAACGCTCTGTTCTGcctggaaacagcagcagatgagaaagaaaaccacgTGTACACCAAGGCACTGATGGCGTACGCCTTCGccctggcagggaaggaggagaaacgGAAGGCATTGCTTAGCTCACTTGAAAAGGAGGCTGTGAAAAAGG ATGGGTCTGTTCATTGGCAGCGACCTGGGAAAGAGCCAGAGGTTGATCTCCCGTACTATCGCTACCGAGCTCCCTCTGCTGAAGTGGAGATGACAGCCTACGTGCTCCTTGCTCACCTCACCACGCAGCCGGCACCTTCCCAGGAGGAGCTGTCATTCGCGTCTCTTATTGCAAAGTGGATCAGTGGCCAGCAGAATCCCAACGGAGGCTTCTCCTCCACCCAG GACACAGTGGTGGCTCTCCAAGCCCTGTCCCTGTACGGAGCTGTCACCTACGCCAAGAGCGGAGCAGCTTCCAAAGTGACCCTGCGGTCGGGAGGGGACTTCCAGCAAGACTTCCAAGTGGATCCCACAAACCGTCTGCTGCTCCAGCGCGTGCCCCTGCCCCAGGTGCCAGGGGAGTACAGCACGGAGGTGTCTGGCGAAGGATGCGTCTACCTGCAG ACAAGCCTGAGGTACAACGTGCAGCCCACACAGGAGGATGCACCCTTCCTGCTTCATGTGTACACCATCCCAGAGACATGTGCGGACTCCAAGGCTCACAAGGTCTTTGACATAGGCATAAATGTCAG TTACACTGGGGAGCGCAATGGCTCCAACATGGTGATTGTTGATGTGAAGATGCTCTCAGGATTCATCCCCGTGAAGTCCTCCGTGAGGAAG ctggaaGGCCGCCGTGTTATTGAGCGCACAGAGTTGAGTACCAACCACGTCCTAGTGTATCTGGAAAAG CTGAGCAGCGAGAccctcagcttctccttcacGGTGGAGCGGGACATCCCCGTGCAGGGCCTGAAGCCGGCCCAGGTGAAGGTCTACGACTACTACGAGACGG aCGAGTTTGCCACGCAGGAGTACGACGCTCCCTGCTCCACAG CCAAGGATGAACAGATAAATGCCTGA